A section of the Triplophysa dalaica isolate WHDGS20190420 chromosome 8, ASM1584641v1, whole genome shotgun sequence genome encodes:
- the tnfsf11 gene encoding tumor necrosis factor ligand superfamily member 11 isoform X2, translating into MAANDYRVYLRNHIDMDEAPARVAHTGSTHRALIFITLAIMGLLQVASSVAILLHLTGYLREVDLVKAQQTPNEEMHSETLIADPLRSTKEKKDRCRKKDARLPLAHLPISTTNDFSTKDPIANTIIHWNEGQGTLKKIKYHDGRILVDEPGYYYVYAKTCFRYAKEHDTEKVDLSNIQLLQYIYHEKHTQNIISPIMLGKSGGTHRQWNIAKYNMFCAVQGRGVQLNKGDGLYVSVSYFWLLDPAADGTYFGAFKISD; encoded by the exons ATGGCAGCTAATGATTATCGCGTGTACCTGCGGAATCATATCGATATGGACGAGGCTCCGGCGCGCGTCGCGCACACAGGCTCCACTCACAGGGCGCTCATATTCATCACCCTGGCTATCATGGGACTGCTGCAGGTCGCGTCGAGCGTGGCGATTTTGTTGCACTTAACCGGTTATCTAAGAGAG gtGGACCTTGTTAAAGCACAGCAGACTCCCAATGAG GAAATGCACAGTGAAACATTAATAGCCGACCCACTACGAAGTACGAAGGAGAAAAAAGACAGATGTCGAAAGAAGGATGCACGCCTGCCATTAGCTCATCTGCCGATTAGTACAACCAATGACTTTTCAACCA AAGACCCTATCGCCAATACCATAATCCACTGGAATGAAGGTCAAGGAACGCTGAAAAAGATTAAATACCACGATGGTCGGATACTAGTGGACGAGCCCGGTTATTACTATGTGTATGCCAAAACCTGCTTCAGATATGCTAAGGAACATGACACTGAGAAAGTGGACCTCAGCAATATACAGTTGCTTCAGTATATTTACCATGAGAAGCACACGCAGAATATAATCTCACCCATTATGCTCGGCAAAAGTGGCGGAACCCATCGCCAGTGGAATATCGCCAAGTACAACATGTTCTGTGCGGTGCAGGGCAGAGGTGTCCAGTTAAATAAAGGTGATGGGCTTTATGTTAGCGTATCATATTTTTGGCTGCTGGACCCTGCAGCCGATGGGACGTATTTTGGTGCTTTTAAGATAAGCGATTGA
- the tnfsf11 gene encoding tumor necrosis factor ligand superfamily member 11 isoform X1 has translation MAANDYRVYLRNHIDMDEAPARVAHTGSTHRALIFITLAIMGLLQVASSVAILLHLTGYLREVDLVKAQQTPNEEMHSETLIADPLRSTKEKKDRCRKKDARLPLAHLPISTTNDFSTSVHQNKEMYTDFEQLEEDPIANTIIHWNEGQGTLKKIKYHDGRILVDEPGYYYVYAKTCFRYAKEHDTEKVDLSNIQLLQYIYHEKHTQNIISPIMLGKSGGTHRQWNIAKYNMFCAVQGRGVQLNKGDGLYVSVSYFWLLDPAADGTYFGAFKISD, from the exons ATGGCAGCTAATGATTATCGCGTGTACCTGCGGAATCATATCGATATGGACGAGGCTCCGGCGCGCGTCGCGCACACAGGCTCCACTCACAGGGCGCTCATATTCATCACCCTGGCTATCATGGGACTGCTGCAGGTCGCGTCGAGCGTGGCGATTTTGTTGCACTTAACCGGTTATCTAAGAGAG gtGGACCTTGTTAAAGCACAGCAGACTCCCAATGAG GAAATGCACAGTGAAACATTAATAGCCGACCCACTACGAAGTACGAAGGAGAAAAAAGACAGATGTCGAAAGAAGGATGCACGCCTGCCATTAGCTCATCTGCCGATTAGTACAACCAATGACTTTTCAACCA gtgttcatcagaacaaagaaatgtatacagattttgaacaactggaag AAGACCCTATCGCCAATACCATAATCCACTGGAATGAAGGTCAAGGAACGCTGAAAAAGATTAAATACCACGATGGTCGGATACTAGTGGACGAGCCCGGTTATTACTATGTGTATGCCAAAACCTGCTTCAGATATGCTAAGGAACATGACACTGAGAAAGTGGACCTCAGCAATATACAGTTGCTTCAGTATATTTACCATGAGAAGCACACGCAGAATATAATCTCACCCATTATGCTCGGCAAAAGTGGCGGAACCCATCGCCAGTGGAATATCGCCAAGTACAACATGTTCTGTGCGGTGCAGGGCAGAGGTGTCCAGTTAAATAAAGGTGATGGGCTTTATGTTAGCGTATCATATTTTTGGCTGCTGGACCCTGCAGCCGATGGGACGTATTTTGGTGCTTTTAAGATAAGCGATTGA